TGTATATAGAAGGTGATGGGCTAAGCTGGGTAACTTCTACAACCATATCCTCAAATCCGACACCGATTAATCCTTTGGCGTTAAAACTGGCTACAAAAGATGATAACAAATGTGTAATATATTTGGCCAGACCTTGCCAATATATAAATTCTACAAACTGTAATTATAAATATTGGACAAGCGCGAGATTCGCCCCTGAAGTAATTAAAACTTATATGCGGGTATTGAATAAAATAAAAAGTGAATATCAAAATAATAAATTTACTTTATTTGGTTTTTCCGGAGGCGGGACTGTGGCAACCATTTTAGCCGCTAAAAGAGATGATATTAATTTATTAGTTACAATATCAGGAAATTTGGATATTCAAAAATGGTGCGAATTGCATCATATCAGTAAGTTAAAATATTCATTAAATCCTGCTGATTTCACTAAATCTCTTCAAAATGTAAAACAGTTCCATTTAATTGGCGGACAGGATTATAATACAGGAGAAAAAGTATTTTTTTCTTTTTATAATAAATTCTCAAACAGAAGTATGATAAAATACAAAATATATCCAAATTTTACTCATTCATACGGATGGTATGAAAAATGGAATGAAATATTAAAGGAGATAAATAATGGCAACAATTAATTATGAATATTCTCAAAGTTTTTTTGAAATATTAAATAGATATAAATTTACTTTGGCTATTTCGACATATAATTCCAATCAGGTTTTTTTACTTGGTACATATAATAATAAGCTTACAATTGATTATAAAACAATAAAAAGACCAATGGGAATGTATTCAGATGCTAAAAGTTTTTATATAGGTGAAAAAAATTCTATTTATCATTTTGCAAATTTT
This sequence is a window from Lebetimonas natsushimae. Protein-coding genes within it:
- a CDS encoding alpha/beta hydrolase, which gives rise to KLNFSLFFFLLLFLTACLNIPTPEQRFHTAENLAVNMNKKIYHTKYFDIFSYQKISGNCKDIHVYIEGDGLSWVTSTTISSNPTPINPLALKLATKDDNKCVIYLARPCQYINSTNCNYKYWTSARFAPEVIKTYMRVLNKIKSEYQNNKFTLFGFSGGGTVATILAAKRDDINLLVTISGNLDIQKWCELHHISKLKYSLNPADFTKSLQNVKQFHLIGGQDYNTGEKVFFSFYNKFSNRSMIKYKIYPNFTHSYGWYEKWNEILKEINNGNN